A stretch of the Malus domestica chromosome 08, GDT2T_hap1 genome encodes the following:
- the LOC103441649 gene encoding cyclin-D2-1-like, translated as MAPSFDCAVSSLLCAEENIFDIDDFGSEEAHRNHRNNSRKGGFCDDGEEGLPLQSQSDEYLGSMVEKEFHHLPASDYLMRLQSGDLDLAARQQAVDWIGKANAHFSFGPLCQYLSINYLDRFLSAYELPNGKAWTMQLLAVACLSLAAKMEEIDVPISHDLQVVESKFVFEARTIQRMELLVLSALRWRMQAVTPFTFIDSFLLMINDDQTNLKTSILRSSHLIVTTAKGIDSLEYRPSEVAAAVAISVAGEAKTLDNEKAISMLIQHVHLVKERVAKCVNLIHDMTLMSGTPMKEASGSAQSGTQSPIGVLDAGCFSYKSEETTVGSCVNSFHSSSDSKRRKLNRPCEVGL; from the exons atggcACCCAGTTTTGACTGTGCGGTTTCAAGCCTGCTATGCGCAGAAGAAAACATTTTTGATATTGACGATTTTGGGTCTGAGGAGGCTCACAGAAATCATCGAAACAACAGTCGGAAGGGAGGGTTTTGTGATGATGGGGAAGAAGGGCTGCCATTGCAGAGTCAGAGTGATGAGTATTTGGGTTCAATGGTAGAAAAGGAATTTCACCACTTGCCTGCTTCTGATTACTTGATGAGGTTGCAAAGTGGGGACTTGGACCTTGCTGCTAGACAACAGGCTGTTGATTGGATTGGAAAG GCAAATGCACATTTCAGTTTTGGACCTCTATGTCAATACCTATCCATAAACTACTTGGATCGATTCCTTTCTGCGTATGAATTACCT AATGGCAAAGCTTGGACTATGCAATTGTTGGCTGTGGCATGCTTGTCCCTTGCTGCAAAAATGGAGGAGATCGATGTCCCAATCTCTCATGATTTACAG GTGGTAGAGTCAAAATTTGTGTTTGAGGCAAGAACAATTCAAAGGATGGAGCTTTTGGTGTTGAGCGCATTAAGATGGAGAATGCAAGCAGTTACCCCCTTCACATTCATAGATTCTTTCCTTCTCATGATCAATGATGATCAAACCAATCTCAAAACTTCAATCTTGAGATCATCCCACCTGATTGTGACCACTGCTAAGG GAATTGACTCGTTGGAATACAGGCCTTCAGAGGTGGCAGCAGCGGTAGCAATTTCTGTGGCAGGAGAGGCCAAAACATTAGACAATGAGAAAGCAATCTCTATGCTCATTCAACATGTACACTTAGTAAAG GAGAGAGTGGCAAAATGTGTAAATTTGATTCATGATATGACATTAATGAGTGGGACCCCCATGAAGGAAGCTAGTGGGTCAGCCCAGAGTGGGACCCAGAGTCCAATAGGAGTGTTGGATGCTGGATGCTTCAGCTACAAAAGTGAGGAAACCACAGTTGGGTCATGTGTAAATTCCTTCCACAGTAGCTCAGATTCTAAAAGAAGGAAGCTGAACAGACCCTGTGAGGTGGGGTTGTAG